In the Streptomyces sp. SJL17-4 genome, CATCTCGGTCGGCGTCAGCGCGACCGGCGTCCCGCCCTTGCGGACCTCCATGCCGTCGGTGTCGACCTCCAGATCGCCGAAGGCGAGGAGCCCGCCGCCGTCCGGCCCCTCCTCCCCGCGCTCACCGGCGCCGGGACCGCCCGCGTGCCCGAAGCGACGGAGGACGGCGCGGATCCGGGCCATGAGCACGGAGCCGTCGAAGGGCTTGGTGACGTAGTCGTCGGCCCCGGCCTCCAGACCGAGGACGACGTCGATCGAGTCGGCGCGCGCCGACAGCATGATCACCGGCACGGTCGACTCGTCGCGGATCCGGCGGCAGAGGCTGACCCCGTCCATGCCCGGCAGCATCACGTCGAGCAGGGCGATGTCCGGCCGCTGCGCCCGGAAGGCGTCCAGGCCGGAGAGCCCGTCGGGCATGGCCGTGACCCGGAAGCCGTCCCGCTCGAGGGCGAGCTGGGTGGCTTCACGGATGACGTCGTCGTCCTCGACGAACAGAACATGGGTCTCGGCCATCGTGCGTGTCCTTCGGATCTCTCTGCGGGTGGGGGTGTACGGCTCAGCCGACGGGGAGCTCGCTCGGCGCGGGCTCGGTGACCTCGCCGTCGCCGACGGCCCGGCTGTAGTCGTTGTGCACCCAGTCGTGCTGGGTGAACCTGTTCCCCGCCCAGCGGTACGTGATCACGTCCTCGCCCGAGGGGTACGCGACCGGGTCGCCCTTCGCGTAGACCTGCTTGGTGACGACGAGCTCGCCCCGGTCGATCGTGGCGTAGACGGCGGCGTCCTCCGCCATGAACACGTTCTCGTACGTGTCGCTCTGCTTCCGGTACACATACGTGCCGATGCCGACGGCGTCACCGCAGGTCATCACGTTGACGACGACGTCGGGCGAGGGCGCGTCCGTGAGGTTTCCGTACGAGGCGTCCACCGGGTACGCGTCCGCGACGCAGGGTTTCAGATCGGCCTTGAACCGCTCCCCGATCTTCGGGTCGGCCTTCAGCAGCTCGATCGGATCCACCCGCTCGGCGGACCGCTGCCCGCCGTCGGCCGGAGGCGAGGGGGTGGGCGCCGCCGCGGCCACGTCCTTGGTGGCGGCCGCGCCCTCGTCCCGGGAGCCGGTGCCGCCGGTGGAGCAGGCGGCCATGGACAGCCCGACGGCGACGAGCCCGGCCGCCGCCGTGATGCTCGCCGCCTTGGCGGTACGGGCGTGGCGGCGCCGCCCGGTTCCGTACCGGTCGTCGCCGCCGGGGCCGCCACCGCTGTCGATGTCGCCTTCGCCGTCGTGTCTTCTGCCGTCGGCTTCGCCGTCTAGGCCGCGCACCGCTCCCGCCCCCGTTCGTCGCCTCGTACGCTCGTCCGCTCTCCGGTCCGCCCCAGGGCGCGGGCGTCGAGATCACGGCTCTCCAGCTCCTGGCGGAGCCGGGCGAGCGCCCGGTGGAGCGTCGACTTCACCGTACCGGTCGACATGCCGAGCGCCGCCGCCGTCTCCTCGGTGCTCATCTGTTCCCAGTGCCGCAGGACGACGACGCTGCGCTGCTTCGGCGCGAGGACCTTCAGGATGTCCATGAGGAGGGCCCGGTCGGCGTGCTGCTCGGTCGGGTCTTCGACGCGGGCATCGGGCAGCTGCTCGGTGGGCACCTCTTCGAGCTTGCGGGAGCGCCACCACTCGGTCCGGGTGTTGATCATGACCCGGCGGAGGTAGGCGTCGGCCAGGGACTTGTCGGCGATGCCGTCCCAGCGGCCGTACGTACGGGCGAGAGCCGTCTGCAGGAGGTCCTGGGCGTCGACGGGGTCGGCGACGAGACGACGTGCACTGCGCAGCAGCGCGTCCTGCCGCGTGCGTACGTACTCCTCGAAATCGAGCACCTCGCCATGCCTCATCCGAACCGCCTCCGAACCCCGTGACCTGCTTCGTTCCTCGTGTCGTCGATGACGCTACGGAGCGGTTGTCACGGGGCTGTGCGGGGCAGCCGTCGGTGGACGCACGGCTACCCATCGGTTGTGTAACAGCGAGGTGGGGGCGAGTGGGCAGCGCCCGGCGCGGGCCAGGGACGGCAGGTCGTGCCGTCCCTGGCCCCGGGCGGCAGGTCGTGCCGATGTCCCGGGCCAGGGGCAGCAGGTCGTGCCCGTGGCCGTCGGCTCGGGCCAAGGGCCGCCGCCGATAGTGCCCGCGGCCGGCGTCAGGCCAGCGGCAGCCGGTAGCGCCCGTCGTCCAGCGGTTCGACCAGGCCGTCGGCGACCAGGCCGTCCAGGGCCCTGGCCCGCTGCACCGGCTCGTCCCAGACCTTGTCCAGGGCCGCCTGCGCCACCGGGTCGGTCGACTCCCGCAGCACCGCGAGGAGCCGGCCCCGGACCTGCCGGTCGGTCCCCGCGTACGTCTGCCCGCGCCGCGGCGGGCCGTCGTGCGCGGGCTTCCCCGAGAGCCGCCAGGCGCACTGCCCGGAGATCGGGCAGCGCCCGCAGTCCTCGTTCTTCGCCGTGCAGACGAGCGCGCCCAGTTCCATCGAGGCGGCGGCCCAGCGGGAGGCCGTCGCCTCGTCCGCCGGCAGCAGCGCGCGGGCGAGCCGGCGTTCCGCGGCCGTCGTCGCGTTCGGCGGGTACTGGACGCCCGTCGCCGCCCGTGCGAAGACCCGGCGCACATTGGTGTCCAGGACGGCGTGCCGCTGCCCGTACGCGAAGGAGGCCACCGCGGCCGCCGTGTACTCGCCGATGCCGGGCAGTGCGAGCAGCTGCCCGTGATCGCTGGGTACGTCGCCGCCGTGCCGTTCCTTTATGGCCACGGCCGCCGCGTGCAGCCGCAGGGCCCGGCGCGGGTAGCCGAGCCGGCCCCAGGCGCGGACCGCCTCGCCGGGGGCGTCGGCGGCCAGATCGGCCGGGCGCGGCCAGCGCGCGAGCCACTGCTCGTACACCGGGAGGACCCGGACGACGGGCGTCTGCTGGAGCATGAACTCGCTGACCATCACGCCCCACGCGCCGGCCTCGGGGTGGCGCCAGGGCAGGTCGCGGGCGTGCCGGTCGAACCAGGCGAGGACGGGCCCGTGCAGCTCGGCGGGGGGCGTCGGGAGGCTGGGGACCTCGCAGGCCGCGGAGGCCGCGGAGGCCACGGAGTCCGCGGAGGGCATGGAGGCGGCGGAGGCGATGGAGTCCGCGGAGGGCCTGGAGGCCGCGGAGGCCGCGAGGGCCTCGGCGTCCTCGAAGGCCCCGCGGGCTCCGGCGGCGGCGGGGGTGGCAGGGGCGGCGGCAGGCGTGAGGGGAGCGTCGATGGAAGTCATGGCACCACCGATCCTGGCACGTCCCCGACGCGATCAGTACGCGCCGTGGCGGGCGCGCGGGAGGTCCTCGGCGCGCGCGGGGGCGTGAGCCCGGGGCCCGCGCCCCGCGCACCACACCACGACCGAGCTCCTGCTCGACCGGGCCGTCTCCACCAGAGCGCCCACCGGCCGGACCGCCGCCCGCATCACGAGGAAGGCGACCAGGCCGCCGAGGAACAGACCGACGGTCACGTCGTGCGGGTAGTGGACGCCGACGAAGACCCGGGAGAACGCCATGAGCAGCGCCATCGGCACGGTCAGCCAGACGATTCCGCGCCAGGACAGGGCGAGCGCGATCGCGGCCGCTCCGGCGATGGCCGAGTGGTTGCTTGGGAAGGACCAGTCGCCGTACGGCGGGCAGGTGACGAGCGGGTCGGGCGCCCCGAGGACGGCACGGCACGGACGGTCCTCGTCGACCAGCGACTTCAGCGATTCGCTCACCACGTACCCGAAGGCCGTGGCGAGCGGGGCGAGCAGCGCGAGCGCCATCGCCCGGCTCGAACCTTCGCGGGAGCGCCACCAGCCGGCCAGGAACAGCGCGCCGAACAACAGCAGTCCGGCCTCGGTCCAGACCTCGGCGAGCCACTGGAACCAGTGGGGGGTCGCATGGGCGAAGTCGGCGACATCGAGATAGAGCCGGTCGGAGAGGTCGAGGAGGGTGTTCATGGTGAATGACGCTAACCGGAATCCGGAGTCCGCCGCCCCGGGCCAACGGCCAGAACGACCCCCGACGAAAGTGGGGGTGCTCGCGATTCGGTCCGGTTCCCGCCGGTTTCGGGCGGGGTTGCGCGGTCGCCGGAGCGCGGTTCCGGGAAAGTTCCCGGAACCGATGGATGTGATCATCGGCAAAACTTGATGCCTCGGGCGGCGGGTGGGGCGGGAGTTGGCCCGGATCTCTCGTAAGGTTCGGGTCGTGGGATCTTTGCGCAATCCGGTCGGGCCGCTTCCCTCCACCATCTACTGGCGACGGAGGGCGGTGGCGGCGTGCCTGGTGGCGCTTCTCGCACTCCTCGCCGTATGGGCCGTCACCTCCGCTGACGGGGGCGGGAGGAAGACGAACGACGGGGCCAACGGCTCCTCTCCCACCCCTCCCTCCATCACCCCGGGCCCCTCCGGCACCGGGGAGGCGATCAGCCAACAGCCGGGCGGACGCGACGAGTCGGGCGACTCCGGCGACTCCGGCGACACCACGACCGGCGGCGACGGCGGCGGCTCGGGCGACTCCGGTACGGATCCGGGGTCGGGCGCCGACGCCGGTACGGACGCGGGCACGGCCGCCGGAACCGACGGCGGCGGCAAGAACGGTGACACCGACGGCGCGGGCGGCGACGGAGGCGCGGGCACCGGTGCGGGACAGCAGGTCCCGGTCGATTCCCCGCTCCCGAACTGTCCTGCCGGAGCGCTGCAGTTGACGCTCCGCAGCGCCAAGGTCAGCTATGAGGCAGGGGAGAAGCCCCGCTTCCACCTCGTCGCCAAGAACACCTCGAAGACCCACTGCAAGGCCGACTTCGGGCCCCGCACGGCGGTTCTGACGATCAGCGACAACCAGGACGACGAGGTCTGGTCCTCCGCGGACTGCCCGCGCCCCGGAAACCCGATCGTGCTGAGCGTCCCCGCGGGCGCCACCGTCACCCACACCGTGGAGTGGGACCGCGGGCGCAGCGCCCCGCAGTGCGCCACCGCCCCGGCGGGCCAGGCCGCCCCCGGCACCTACCTCGTGGAGGCGACGATGCCGGGCACGAAGGTGCTCCCGGCCTCGTTCACGCTCGCCAAGGACTGAGCCGCACGACTGAGCCGCACGACTGAGCCCCGTCCGGGGAGCGGGTTCCGGCGGTACGGCCCCGGGACCCGCGTACGTCCGGCGGTACGGCCCCGGGACCAGCGGTACGTCCTAGACGTACCGCTCCAGGATCGAGGACTCCGCCAGCCGGGACAGGCCCTCGCGCACGCTGCGGGCGCGGGCCTCGCCGACGCCGTCCACGGTCTGGAGGTCGTCCACACTGGCGGCGAGCAGCTTCTGCAGCCCGCCGAAGTGCTCCACGAGCCGCTCGATGATCGCGCCCGGCAGCCGCGGCACCTTGGCGAGGAGCCGGTAGCCGCGCGGCGAGACTGCGGAGTCGAGGGTCTCGGGCGAACCGCTGTAGCCCAGCGCCCGTGCCACGACCGGCAGTTCGAGCAGCTCGGTGTGGGTCAGCGCGTCCAGCTCGGTGAGCGCCTCCGCGACCGTCCGCGAGCGCTTGGCGGTCGGTTCCGGCACGTAGTCCCGGACGACCAGCTCCCGCTCCGGCTCCACGCCCGCGATCAACTCGTCCAGCTGGAGCGAGAGGAGCCGACCGTCCGTGCCGAGCTCGACCACGTACTCGGCGATCTCGGTGGCGATCCGGCGGACCATCTCGAGCCGCTGGGCGACGGCGGTGACGTCCCGGACCGTGACCAGGTCCTCGATCTCCAGCGCGGAGAGCGTGCCGGCCACCTCGTCGAGCCGGAGCTTGTACCGCTCCAGGGTCGCGAGCGCCTGGTTGGCGCGGGACAGGATCGCCGCCGACTCCTCCAGGACCCGGCGCTCACCGTCCACGTACAGCGCGATCAGCCGCATCGACTGGGAGACGGAGACGACCGGGAAGTTGCACTGCTTGGAGACCCGGTCCGCCGTGCGGTGCCGGGTGCCGGTCTCCTCGGTGGGGATGGAGGCGTCCGGAACCAGCTGCACGCCCGCGCGGTGGATCTTGGTGATGTCCTTGTCGAGGACGAGCGCGCCGTCGAGTTTGCACAGCTCACGCAGGCGTGTGGCGGCGAACTCGACGTCCAGCACGAAACCGCCGGTGCACATCGAATCGACCGTCTTGTCGAGGCCGAGCACGATGAGACCGCCCGTGTTGCCGCGGAGGATCCGCTCCAGGCCGTCACGCAGCGCGGTGCCCGGCGCGACGGCGCTCAGGGCGGCGCGCATCAGCGCTTCGTTGCCGGAGCCCGCGCCGGACTTTCCAGGAGCTGCTGCCCCGTCCTTGGCTGCCACTGCTCTCCTCCGGCTCGTACGGATGGGCGAGACCAGGGCAAAGTCTAGCGACACCACCCCGCCGCCCTCCGCCCCCGACCGATCACGGTGGTCCGAAAGGGGTCCCCGCCCCGACGCGGATCCAACCCTCCGCGCCTTTGCGAAGCGTACGGAGCGAACCGTCCGCACGGTGTGAACATTCGGAGTCGACCGTCCGAGCCCTTCCGGCCCGGACCCATCGGAGCCGGGTCGAGCGGCCCGCCCAAGCCTCCCCACGACCGGATCACGCCGCCCCGCACACCCTTCCGACGCGGACCGCCACCCCGCCCGACGAGGGCTGCTCCGCCCTGCCCCGGGGTGTGCTGGGGCCCGGCGTGGACCGGCCGGCCTCGCCCCGGCGGGGCCGGGGCCCGGCGTGCGCGGTCCGCCACCGCGCCCCGGCGTGGGCCGGTCGCCCCCTGCCCGCGCGGGCAGGGGCCACGCCCCGCGCGGGCAGGGGCCACGCCCCGCGCGGGCAGGGGCCACGCCCCGCTACTTCTCCGCCCCCTCCGGCGCCTTCGCGCGTCGGCTGCGCGGAAGCACCCGCAGCGCGTCGCCCATGTCCGCGACCTCCGTCACCTTCATGCCGGGCGGCACCCTGCCCGGGTCCGAGGGGACCAGCGCGTGCGTGAAGCCCAGCCGGTGCGCCTCGGCGAGCCGGCGCTGGACGCCCGTCACCCGCCGGACCTCGCCCGCGAGCCCGACCTCGCCGATCGCCACCAGGTTCTTCGGCAGCGGGGTGTCGCTCGCCGCGGAGGCGAGCGCGAGCGCGATCGCCAGGTCGGCGGCGGGCTCGGTGAGCTTCACGCCGCCCACGGTCGCGCTGTAGATGTCCCGCTTGCCCAGCGCGCTGATCCGGCCGCGCTGCTCCAGGACCGCCAGCATCATCGAGACCCGGGAGGTCTCAAGACCCGACACGGTCCGGCGCGGGGACGGGATCTGGCTGTCCACGGTCAGCGACTGGACCTCGGCGACCAGCGGGCGGCGGCCCTCCAGGGTGACCGTCAGACAGGTGCCCGGCACGGCCACGTCACGCCGGGTCAGGAAGAGCCCGGAGGGGTCGGCCAGACCCGTGATGCCCTCGTCGTGCAGTTCGAAGCAGCCGACCTCGTCGGTCGCCCCGTACCGGTTCTTCACGCCCCGGACCAGCCGCAGGCGCGCGTGCCGGTCGCCCTCGAAGCTCAGCACGACGTCGACCAGGTGCTCCAGGAGCCGGGGGCCGGCGATCGCCCCGTCCTTGGTGACATGGCCGACGAGGAGCGTGGACATGCCGCGCTCCTTGGAGGCCCGGATGAGCGCGCCGGCGACCTCGCGGACCTGGGCCATGCCGCCGGGCGCGCCGTCGATCTCGGGGGAGGCGACGGTCTGCACCGAGTCCATGATCAGCAGCGCGGGCTTCACGGCATCGAGGTGCCCGAGGACGGCCGACAGGTCGGTCTCGGCGGCGAGGTACAGATGGTCGCTGAGGGCGTTGATCCGGTCGGCGCGCAGCCGGACCTGGCTCGCGGACTCCTCGCCGGTGACGTAGAGCGTGCGGTGCTCGTCGCTGGCCGCCTTGGCCGCCACGTCGAGCAGGAGCGTGGACTTGCCGACGCCCGGCTCGCCCGCGAGCAGCACGACGGCACCGGGCACCAGACCCCCGCCGAGGACCCGGTCCAGCTCGTCGACGCCGGTCGAGCGGGCGGTCGCCTGGCGGCCGTCGACCTGCCCGATGGGGACCGCGGCGGTGGAGACCCGGCCCGCCGCGGTCGTCCGGACGGCGGGCGCGCCGTACTCCTCGACCGTCCCCCAGGCCTGGCACTCGGGGCAGCGGCCGAGCCACTTGGCCGTCTGCCAGCCGCACTCGGTGCAGCGGTAGGACGGCCGGTCCTTGGTCGATTTCGTACGGGCAGCCATGCGGCCCACCGTAGCGGCCCCCACCGACAGCGGACGCCGAGTCTCCCCAGGCCCCCGGAATGTTGGATTCCTGTCCCCTTTCGAGCGATACCTTCACCCGTAAGAATGAGAAGAACGCAACCGGTACGAAAAGCGCCCCCTCTGCTGCCTACGGTCGACCGGTGACGAGCAGCAGGCTGGATTCCCCCGCACGCACCACCGGCGCACACCGGGCGCACCGCGCCACGGACCAGGGACCGCGCACGCTCGGCCGGAGGCCCCCCGCCCGTTACGAGGCCGCCCTCGACGGGCTCTTCACGTACTGCCTCTCCGTGCTGTGCGACCACGACACGGCCACCGCCGTCCTCGGCGACGTCCTCGCCGTCGCGGAGCGCCACCACGGCCGCTGCCCCTCGGACGAGGACGGCCGTACGGCCTGGCTGTACGCCCTCGCCCGCTGGGCCTGTCTGCGCAGCCTCGGCGAGCAGCGGCGCCGCCGCCAGGGCGCCCACACGGGGCGTCCCGCCGTCACCGCCCCCGAGCCGCCCCGGGTCCCCGAGGAGACCGCCGAGCGGCGCCGCGGCGAACTCGCCCGGCTCGCCTGGCCCGAGGCCGCCGGCACCACCCCCGAGCAGCGCGAGGCCCTGGAGCTGGCCGTACGGCACGGTCTCAGCCACCGTCAGGTCGCCGCCGTGCTCTCCCTCGACCCGCTCGCCGCCCGCGAGCTCCTCGCCACCGCCGGCTGCGAGGTCGAGCGCACCCGCGCCGCCCTCGCCGTCGTCGAGACCGGCAGCTGCCCCACCGTCGCCCGGCTCACCGGCGACCACCAGGTGCTGCTCTCGGCCACCCTCCGCGCCGAGCTCGTCCGGCACGTCGACGACTGCCCCCGCTGCCGGAAGGCCGCCGAGCGCGTCGGCGCCGCCGGTCCCTGGCCCGGCGCCGGATCGCTGCCGCAGGCGCGACTGCCGCTCGTCGAGGCGCCCCGGGCCGCCGCGTACATGGCGATGCTGCACGTCCCCCGCGCGCGTGCCGGTGCCCCGCGCTTCTCGCCGACCGGTTTCCCCATGGACCCGAAGGACCATGTGGCCCGCCGCGACCGGCTGCGGGCCCGCGCGGTGACGACCACCGTCGTCGCCGCCGTGGTCGCCGCGCCCGTCCTCGCCCTGTGGACCTCCTACCGGGGCACCCCGGTCGCCGACACGAGCGCCCGCGACGGCTCCCGGATCAGCGCGCGCGAGGCGGACGAACCGACCGGCCCCGACGGACGCCCGTACGACCGCTACGAGAACGCGGGCAACGCCCGCACCACCCCCGAAGCCCGCTTCACCCAAGGCAGCCGCGCCCCCGACGTCTCCGTCGAGGTACTCAGCCCCGGCGGCCCCACCGGCCCCGCGGGCCCCGCCGCACCGGGCGAGCCCGCCGCCGGCTGGATCACGGTCGACGCGCGCGGCCACGGGGACCTGACGCTGCTCACGCTCACCGCCTCCGGGGGTTCCCCCGTCGACTGGTCGCTGTGGACGGACGCGCCCTGGCTGTACGTGAGCCGGGCCTCCGGAACCCTCCGGCCGGGCGAGAAGATCACCGTCACCGTCCGCGTCGACCACGGCCGCGAACCGCAGGGCGCGTGGAGCGCCCGGATCGGGGTGAACCCCTCCGGCGCGGTGGTCAGGATCGACGGACGCGGACAGACCGCGCCGCCGCCGGTCGTCGTCGATCCGGTGACACCCCCGCCGACGACCACCGAGCCGACCACCCCGCCGCCGACGACGGAGGAACCGCCCCCGACGACCGAGCCGACCGACCCGCCCACGAGCCCGCCGACCACGGAGCCGACCACGCCGCCGCCGACGACGGAGGAACCGCCTCCGACCACGACGGACCCGGGCCCGACGGACCCGACGACGCCGCCCCCGACGACGGACGAACCCCCTCCGCCGTCGTCCTCCTGAGCCCGGCCAGGCCCTGAGCCCGGCCCGACGCCAGCCCTTCGGCCCGGCGAAGCCCTTCGGCCCCGGCGCTAGCGCTTCGGGTCGGCCGGGTGCGGGGCCACCAGCGGCAGCTGCGAGGAGAGCCGCGCCTCGCACAGCCCGGCCAGGACCTCGTACGCCTCCTCGCCCATCATCTCGGTGAGCTCGGGCCGGTACGTGACGTAGACCGGCTCCCCGGCCCCGTGCGCCGACGTCGCCGACGTGCACCACCAGTGCAGGTCGTGACCGCCCGGACCCCAGCCCCGCCGGTCGTACTCACCGATCGACACCTGGAGCACCTTCGTGTCGTCGGGCCGCTCGATCCAGTCGTACGTGCGCCGCACCGGCAGCTGCCAGCAGACGTCCGGCTTGGTCTCCAGCGGCTCCTTGCCCTCCTTCAGGGCCAGGATGTGCAGGGAGCAGCCCGCGCCGCCCGCGAACCCCGGACGGTTCTGGAAGATGCAGGAACCCTCCCAGCGGCGGGTCTGCCGGTCGCCGTCCTCATCGAGCTGGGTCCAGCCCGATTCCGTACCGACGTCGTGGAACTGCCACAGCTCCGGCGTGAGGCGTGCCACGTGCGTCGCGACCCGCTTCTCGTCGTCCTCGTCGGAGAAGTGCGCGCCCAGCGTGCAGCAGCCGTCGTCGGCCCGGCCCGCCTGGATCCCCTGGCAGCCGCTGCCGAAGATGCACGACCAGCGCGAGGTCAGCCAGGTCAGGTCGCAGCGGAAGACCTGCTCCTCGTCGGCGGGGTCGGGAAACTCGACCCACGCGCGCGCGAAGTCGAGGCCCTTCTCGTCCGGCTCCACGGCCTTGCCCCGCTTCTTGGCGCTCTTCACGGCAATGTCTTTGCCCGGTTTCGCCTTTTTCGTCTTTGGCACAGGTCCAAGCGTATGCGGGTCCGCGCAGTAGCGTTCCGCCCATGAGACTCGGAGTCCTCGACGTCGGTTCGAACACAGTGCACTTCCTGGTGGTGGACGCCCACCCCGGCGCCCGGCCGCTGCCCGCCCATTCCCACAAGGCGGAGCTCCGGCTCGCCGAACTTCTCGACGAACGGGGCGCGATCGCGCCCTTCGGCGTCGAGCGGCTCATCGCGACCGTCCGGGACGCGCTGCTCGCAGCCGAGGACAAGGGCTGCGAGGAGGTGCTCCCGTTCGCGACCTCCGCGATCCGTGAGGCGAGCAACGCGGACGACGTCCTCGCGCGCGTGAAGGACGAGACGGGCGTCGAACTCCAGGTCCTCACCGGCGAGGAGGAGGCCCGGCTCACCTTCCTCGCGGCCCGCCGCTGGTTCGGCTGGTCCGCGGGCAAGCTGCTCCTCCTCGACATCGGCGGCGGCTCCCTCGAAGTCGCGTACGGCATCGACGAGGACCCCGACACGGCGGTCTCCCTGCCGCTCGGCGCGGGCCGGCTGACCGCCGGCTGGCTGCCGGGCGACCCGGCCGACGCCGCCGACGTGAAGGCGCTCCGCCGCCATGTGCGCGCGCAGATCGCCCGCACGGTCCACGATTTCAGCCGCTCCGGCCGCCCCGACCACGTCGTGGCCACCTCCAAGACCTTCAAGCAGCTGGCGAGGATCGCGGGCGCCCCCGGCTCGGGCGAGGGCCTCTACGTCGAGCGGGTCCTGACCCGCGCGTCCCTGGAGGAGTGGGTCCCGCGCCTCGCCGGCATGACCGTTCCCGAGCGCGCCGCGCTGCCCGGCGTATCGGAGGGCCGCGCCGGACAGCTCCTCGCGGGCGCGATGGTCGCGGAGGGCGCGATGGACCTCCTGGGCGTGGAGGAGCTGGAGATCTGTCCCTGGGCCCTGCGCGAGGGCGTCATCCTGCGCCGCCTGGACCACCTGCCGGAGGAGTAGGGCGTACGGGAGATCCGGCCCCCGCGCGCGTGGGGCGTCGGCCACGGCGTGACCGGAAGGCCATGGCGTGACCGGAACCACCCCCCGGCCCCCCGGCGGGCCCCGTACCCTGTCTCCGTGGCAGAACCAGCGGTGCGCATCCCGGATGCGAAGGTCGCCCTGTCGACGGCCTCGGTCTATCCGGAGTCGACGGCGACGGCCTTCGAGATCGCCGCGCGCCTCGGTTA is a window encoding:
- the disA gene encoding DNA integrity scanning diadenylate cyclase DisA, which produces MAAKDGAAAPGKSGAGSGNEALMRAALSAVAPGTALRDGLERILRGNTGGLIVLGLDKTVDSMCTGGFVLDVEFAATRLRELCKLDGALVLDKDITKIHRAGVQLVPDASIPTEETGTRHRTADRVSKQCNFPVVSVSQSMRLIALYVDGERRVLEESAAILSRANQALATLERYKLRLDEVAGTLSALEIEDLVTVRDVTAVAQRLEMVRRIATEIAEYVVELGTDGRLLSLQLDELIAGVEPERELVVRDYVPEPTAKRSRTVAEALTELDALTHTELLELPVVARALGYSGSPETLDSAVSPRGYRLLAKVPRLPGAIIERLVEHFGGLQKLLAASVDDLQTVDGVGEARARSVREGLSRLAESSILERYV
- a CDS encoding Ppx/GppA phosphatase family protein produces the protein MRLGVLDVGSNTVHFLVVDAHPGARPLPAHSHKAELRLAELLDERGAIAPFGVERLIATVRDALLAAEDKGCEEVLPFATSAIREASNADDVLARVKDETGVELQVLTGEEEARLTFLAARRWFGWSAGKLLLLDIGGGSLEVAYGIDEDPDTAVSLPLGAGRLTAGWLPGDPADAADVKALRRHVRAQIARTVHDFSRSGRPDHVVATSKTFKQLARIAGAPGSGEGLYVERVLTRASLEEWVPRLAGMTVPERAALPGVSEGRAGQLLAGAMVAEGAMDLLGVEELEICPWALREGVILRRLDHLPEE
- a CDS encoding phosphatase PAP2 family protein, with protein sequence MNTLLDLSDRLYLDVADFAHATPHWFQWLAEVWTEAGLLLFGALFLAGWWRSREGSSRAMALALLAPLATAFGYVVSESLKSLVDEDRPCRAVLGAPDPLVTCPPYGDWSFPSNHSAIAGAAAIALALSWRGIVWLTVPMALLMAFSRVFVGVHYPHDVTVGLFLGGLVAFLVMRAAVRPVGALVETARSSRSSVVVWCAGRGPRAHAPARAEDLPRARHGAY
- a CDS encoding SigE family RNA polymerase sigma factor, which gives rise to MRHGEVLDFEEYVRTRQDALLRSARRLVADPVDAQDLLQTALARTYGRWDGIADKSLADAYLRRVMINTRTEWWRSRKLEEVPTEQLPDARVEDPTEQHADRALLMDILKVLAPKQRSVVVLRHWEQMSTEETAAALGMSTGTVKSTLHRALARLRQELESRDLDARALGRTGERTSVRGDERGRERCAA
- the cseB gene encoding two-component system response regulator CseB, which translates into the protein MAETHVLFVEDDDVIREATQLALERDGFRVTAMPDGLSGLDAFRAQRPDIALLDVMLPGMDGVSLCRRIRDESTVPVIMLSARADSIDVVLGLEAGADDYVTKPFDGSVLMARIRAVLRRFGHAGGPGAGERGEEGPDGGGLLAFGDLEVDTDGMEVRKGGTPVALTPTEMRLLLEFSSAPGTVLSRDKLLERVWDYGWGGDTRVVDVHVQRLRAKIGQDRIETVRGFGYKLKS
- the radA gene encoding DNA repair protein RadA produces the protein MAARTKSTKDRPSYRCTECGWQTAKWLGRCPECQAWGTVEEYGAPAVRTTAAGRVSTAAVPIGQVDGRQATARSTGVDELDRVLGGGLVPGAVVLLAGEPGVGKSTLLLDVAAKAASDEHRTLYVTGEESASQVRLRADRINALSDHLYLAAETDLSAVLGHLDAVKPALLIMDSVQTVASPEIDGAPGGMAQVREVAGALIRASKERGMSTLLVGHVTKDGAIAGPRLLEHLVDVVLSFEGDRHARLRLVRGVKNRYGATDEVGCFELHDEGITGLADPSGLFLTRRDVAVPGTCLTVTLEGRRPLVAEVQSLTVDSQIPSPRRTVSGLETSRVSMMLAVLEQRGRISALGKRDIYSATVGGVKLTEPAADLAIALALASAASDTPLPKNLVAIGEVGLAGEVRRVTGVQRRLAEAHRLGFTHALVPSDPGRVPPGMKVTEVADMGDALRVLPRSRRAKAPEGAEK
- a CDS encoding A/G-specific adenine glycosylase, with product MPSADSVASAASAACEVPSLPTPPAELHGPVLAWFDRHARDLPWRHPEAGAWGVMVSEFMLQQTPVVRVLPVYEQWLARWPRPADLAADAPGEAVRAWGRLGYPRRALRLHAAAVAIKERHGGDVPSDHGQLLALPGIGEYTAAAVASFAYGQRHAVLDTNVRRVFARAATGVQYPPNATTAAERRLARALLPADEATASRWAAASMELGALVCTAKNEDCGRCPISGQCAWRLSGKPAHDGPPRRGQTYAGTDRQVRGRLLAVLRESTDPVAQAALDKVWDEPVQRARALDGLVADGLVEPLDDGRYRLPLA